Proteins encoded by one window of Sphingosinicella sp. BN140058:
- the chrA gene encoding chromate efflux transporter yields MIDETNSDAAVVPDVITSAPADAAEARPPELSYAALFLRFLRFGMLAFGGPVAQIAMIRRELVDDEKWIGSANFNKRLAVMQVLPGPEAHELCVHLGIRAKGRLGGVLAGLGFMLPGFVLMLLLAWIYTRLPINGTLFGAIFLGVQAAVLAVIVRAVHRIGEHILLDAWLWIAALAAAAASFLGVSFWIVLPTAGAAYALGSTGRYALTSLVLLVGAVAAAWTIFPDETIPAARAAMREAAPTTMSLFLAGLKGGLLTFGGAYTAIPFVRNDTVGRGWMTDAQFLDGLALSGVLPAPLVIFSTFVGWICGGPAGALAITAGMFLPAFAFSLVFYEHLEAVAEHKRLQLFLSGVAAGVVGVITITVLDLGQKTAVRTPNLLLSAMIFAVALTVMYRWKSKLATPVVLAAGALAGGLALA; encoded by the coding sequence GTGATCGATGAAACCAATAGCGATGCTGCAGTGGTGCCGGACGTGATCACGTCTGCGCCGGCCGATGCGGCTGAGGCGCGGCCGCCAGAGCTGAGCTACGCCGCGTTGTTCCTGCGCTTCCTTCGCTTCGGGATGCTCGCCTTCGGCGGGCCGGTCGCACAGATCGCCATGATCCGGCGCGAGCTCGTCGACGACGAAAAGTGGATCGGCAGTGCTAACTTCAACAAGCGGCTTGCCGTGATGCAGGTGTTGCCGGGACCGGAAGCGCACGAGCTTTGCGTCCATCTCGGGATCCGCGCGAAAGGGCGTCTCGGAGGGGTGCTGGCGGGGCTCGGCTTCATGCTGCCCGGCTTCGTGCTGATGCTTCTGCTCGCATGGATCTACACGCGCCTTCCGATCAACGGGACATTGTTCGGCGCGATCTTCCTCGGCGTCCAGGCGGCCGTGCTGGCCGTCATCGTGCGCGCCGTGCACCGCATCGGCGAGCACATTCTCCTCGACGCCTGGCTCTGGATCGCGGCGCTCGCTGCAGCCGCGGCATCCTTCCTGGGTGTGAGTTTCTGGATCGTGTTGCCCACGGCGGGGGCGGCCTATGCCCTTGGATCGACCGGGCGCTATGCCCTGACGTCACTCGTCCTGCTCGTCGGCGCGGTCGCGGCCGCATGGACGATCTTCCCGGACGAGACCATCCCGGCGGCGCGAGCGGCGATGCGCGAGGCGGCCCCCACGACGATGTCTCTGTTCCTGGCGGGGCTGAAGGGCGGGCTGCTGACGTTCGGCGGCGCCTATACCGCGATTCCGTTCGTCCGCAACGACACCGTCGGGCGCGGCTGGATGACCGACGCCCAGTTCCTGGACGGGCTCGCACTCTCCGGTGTCCTGCCGGCGCCGCTGGTCATCTTTTCGACCTTCGTCGGCTGGATCTGCGGCGGCCCTGCGGGGGCGCTGGCGATCACCGCCGGCATGTTCCTGCCGGCATTCGCTTTCTCGCTCGTCTTCTACGAGCATCTCGAGGCGGTGGCCGAGCACAAGCGTCTGCAGCTGTTCCTTTCAGGCGTGGCGGCCGGCGTAGTAGGCGTGATCACGATCACCGTCCTGGACCTTGGCCAAAAGACCGCGGTGCGGACGCCCAATCTGTTGCTCAGTGCAATGATCTTCGCGGTCGCGCTGACGGTGATGTATCGCTGGAAGAGCAAGCTGGCGACACCGGTCGTCCTTGCCGCTGGAGCTCTGGCCGGTGGACTTGCTCTCGCATAG